Proteins from a genomic interval of Thermodesulfobacteriota bacterium:
- a CDS encoding DUF6516 family protein, protein MYAQLAELALAEHGDIIIRAEPRARRAGVPLKVRLFVIDGTMIDVWLSPDRKRYSYHWEQRARRGLLFRHDNAPDHPHLATFPRHFHDGSDAEVKESHLPNDPLLALREFLDFVRKKLRGYEQG, encoded by the coding sequence ATGTACGCCCAATTGGCAGAGCTGGCGCTGGCCGAGCACGGTGACATCATCATACGTGCGGAGCCGCGCGCGCGGCGTGCTGGAGTCCCCCTCAAGGTGCGCCTCTTCGTCATCGATGGCACCATGATTGATGTCTGGCTGAGTCCCGACCGGAAACGGTACTCCTATCACTGGGAACAACGCGCCCGCCGAGGTCTCCTGTTCCGTCACGACAATGCCCCTGATCATCCGCACCTGGCCACCTTCCCCAGGCACTTCCATGACGGATCCGATGCGGAGGTGAAGGAAAGTCACCTGCCGAACGATCCCCTTCTTGCCCTCCGAGAGTTTCTCGATTTTGTCCGCAAAAAGCTGCGCGGGTACGAACAGGGCTAG
- a CDS encoding alkaline phosphatase family protein, giving the protein MSDRPRVIVLGLDGGTFALLDPWMADGTLPHLARLAATGSRGPLRSTVPPVTGPAWVSFMTGKGPGRHGVYDFVRPTPAGTGVGVVSHASIRSETLFTILARHGRKVSSVNVPLTYPLPPVAGCAIAGMLTPNTATDIMFPPDLGEQLAAANIDYVRDVGWERFEHRQAELVARLRHCVDERVKACRFLMGRYPADLFLAVFTSTDRIQHSLWHLLTAAPANRRQERVKAGLIGCYQAIDAFIGEVAAGLDAGTSLVILSDHGFGPLAGKISLNTILAEAGLLVFHPERLAALRRQRGAKAGLHALIRRLDAFDLWGRIMPRLVKRPRRLSNYAFLDCVDWSRTRAYAVSNSEQGIYINLRGRQAQGIVEPGADYEAVREEVATLLAQLTGPDGRRLATTLLRREEIYAGPFLDEAPDLVVAFQDGEYVADVQPRPERFPVRLWQHGSGTHRMDGILMLAGSPIQAGGRLTGAAITDVAPTILHLLDLPCPDDMDGRIITEALTPAFRTAHPPRSEAATGGQGGTGGRPAYTAADKADLEQRLEELGYL; this is encoded by the coding sequence GTGAGCGACCGGCCCCGGGTCATCGTTCTCGGCCTTGATGGCGGCACCTTCGCCCTCCTCGACCCCTGGATGGCGGACGGCACCCTGCCCCACCTGGCCCGGCTGGCCGCAACCGGAAGCCGGGGGCCGTTGCGCTCCACGGTGCCGCCGGTCACCGGCCCGGCCTGGGTCTCGTTCATGACCGGCAAGGGGCCCGGCAGGCACGGGGTTTACGACTTCGTGCGGCCGACCCCGGCAGGGACCGGGGTCGGGGTGGTCAGCCACGCCTCGATCAGGAGCGAGACCCTCTTCACCATCCTGGCCCGGCACGGCCGCAAGGTCTCCAGCGTCAACGTCCCCCTCACCTATCCCCTGCCGCCGGTGGCCGGCTGCGCCATCGCCGGCATGCTCACCCCCAATACCGCCACGGACATCATGTTCCCGCCGGATCTCGGCGAGCAGCTGGCCGCGGCCAACATCGACTATGTCCGGGATGTGGGCTGGGAGCGGTTCGAGCATCGCCAGGCAGAGCTGGTGGCCCGGCTCCGCCACTGCGTCGACGAGCGGGTCAAGGCCTGCCGCTTCCTCATGGGCCGCTATCCTGCCGATCTCTTCCTGGCGGTCTTCACCAGCACGGACCGCATCCAGCACTCCCTGTGGCACCTTCTGACCGCTGCCCCGGCCAACCGCCGGCAGGAGCGGGTGAAAGCCGGGCTCATCGGCTGCTACCAGGCCATCGACGCCTTCATTGGCGAGGTGGCCGCGGGCCTGGACGCCGGCACCAGCCTCGTCATCCTCTCTGACCACGGCTTCGGCCCCCTGGCTGGCAAGATCAGCCTCAACACCATCCTGGCCGAGGCCGGCCTCCTGGTCTTCCACCCGGAGCGGCTGGCGGCCTTGCGCCGGCAGCGGGGCGCCAAGGCCGGCCTCCACGCCCTGATCCGCCGCCTGGATGCCTTCGACCTCTGGGGCCGCATCATGCCCCGGCTGGTGAAAAGGCCCCGCCGGTTGTCCAACTACGCCTTCCTGGACTGCGTCGACTGGTCCCGCACCCGGGCCTACGCCGTCTCCAACTCGGAGCAGGGGATCTACATCAACCTGCGGGGCCGGCAGGCCCAGGGCATCGTCGAGCCGGGGGCGGACTACGAGGCGGTGCGCGAGGAGGTGGCCACCCTCCTGGCGCAGCTCACCGGCCCGGACGGCCGGCGGCTGGCCACCACCCTGCTGCGGCGGGAGGAGATCTACGCCGGTCCTTTCCTTGATGAGGCGCCGGACCTGGTGGTGGCCTTCCAGGACGGCGAGTACGTGGCCGATGTCCAACCCCGGCCGGAACGCTTCCCGGTCCGGCTCTGGCAGCACGGCTCCGGCACCCACCGCATGGACGGCATCCTGATGCTGGCCGGCAGCCCGATCCAGGCCGGCGGCCGGTTGACAGGGGCCGCCATCACCGACGTGGCCCCCACCATCCTCCACCTCCTGGACCTGCCCTGCCCCGACGACATGGATGGCCGCATCATCACGGAAGCCCTCACCCCCGCCTTCCGGACCGCCCACCCGCCCCGCTCCGAGGCCGCCACCGGCGGCCAGGGAGGCACCGGCGGCCGCCCCGCCTACACCGCCGCCGACAAGGCCGACCTGGAGCAGCGCCTGGAGGAGCTGGGGTATCTCTAG
- a CDS encoding GNAT family N-acetyltransferase, with protein MSILYRLATPADAALLSDFHGQACQAVLPPAFWQWKYFDNPAGPGFLVLALEDGRPVGRNGVYAQRFLVNGQELAAGQVADIDLLEPSRRGGVYLGLARFLRAAMAEHRLPFLCAVAVEATRELSTRVLGWRLVGPVDRWIRPLDPLAFLGRRLGLAAGTLSLASLVRRLPSRLPAGVRRLDLAELAGVGDALWPQLRRRPVMAVKDGQHLDWRYRRCPVVSYQALVAEQNGRPAGLAIFHLVEKERLVYGIVSELLVAEDDLAIARRLLAGAQQELARQGAASLVAWLPGHDPLAAGLRRQGWRPRPTPHYWLVYGGGPPVAPDDLTAPAAWTYSLGDSDYWMIPRQR; from the coding sequence ATGAGCATCCTGTACCGACTCGCCACCCCGGCCGATGCCGCGCTCCTGTCCGATTTCCATGGCCAGGCTTGCCAGGCGGTGCTGCCGCCGGCATTCTGGCAGTGGAAGTATTTCGACAACCCGGCCGGTCCCGGCTTCCTGGTGCTGGCCCTGGAGGACGGGCGGCCGGTGGGCCGCAACGGCGTCTATGCCCAGCGCTTCCTGGTCAACGGCCAGGAGCTGGCCGCCGGCCAGGTGGCGGATATCGATCTTCTGGAGCCGTCCCGGCGGGGCGGCGTCTACCTGGGGCTCGCCCGCTTCCTGCGGGCCGCCATGGCCGAGCACCGGCTCCCTTTCCTGTGCGCCGTGGCGGTGGAGGCCACCCGGGAGCTTTCCACCCGGGTGCTGGGCTGGCGCCTGGTGGGGCCGGTGGACCGCTGGATCCGGCCCCTCGATCCCCTGGCCTTCCTGGGCCGGCGGCTGGGCCTGGCAGCCGGCACCCTGAGCCTGGCGTCTCTTGTCCGCCGGCTGCCGAGCCGGCTGCCCGCCGGGGTGCGGCGGCTGGATCTGGCCGAGCTGGCCGGGGTGGGGGACGCCCTCTGGCCGCAGCTCCGGCGGCGGCCGGTCATGGCGGTCAAGGATGGCCAGCACCTGGACTGGCGCTACCGCCGCTGCCCGGTGGTCTCCTACCAGGCCCTGGTGGCGGAGCAGAACGGCCGGCCGGCCGGCCTCGCCATCTTCCACCTGGTCGAAAAGGAGCGCCTGGTGTATGGCATCGTCAGTGAGCTCCTGGTGGCGGAGGATGACCTGGCCATCGCCCGGCGGCTCCTGGCTGGCGCCCAACAGGAGCTGGCCCGCCAGGGGGCGGCCAGCCTGGTGGCCTGGCTGCCCGGCCACGATCCCCTGGCCGCCGGCCTGCGGCGCCAGGGCTGGCGGCCTCGGCCCACCCCCCACTACTGGCTGGTCTACGGCGGCGGGCCGCCGGTGGCTCCGGACGATCTCACCGCACCGGCGGCCTGGACCTACAGCCTGGGCGACAGCGACTACTGGATGATCCCCCGCCAGCGATGA
- a CDS encoding polysaccharide deacetylase family protein: MSLRSPGPILGYHGIGGPDSFLTVREDDFAWQMAYLARRGFRVLTLSQWAQKWRQGMGPGGRAVVITFDDGLASVWERAAPILERHGFCATVFPVTGYLGKHNDWEGRGPAPALPLMSWAEIRALARDGHELAPHSHSHPRLPELPEAAQADEIACCRRLLEERLGRPVPPLFCYPHGRYDTRTTAVLRRLGFEGAVTTALGWNPPGQDPLAWGRIVSRWFRRHRLLFALFLEGFGSRFLLGLARHHARRRQRPAGG, from the coding sequence ATGAGCCTCCGCTCCCCTGGCCCGATCCTGGGCTATCACGGCATCGGCGGTCCGGATTCGTTCCTGACCGTGCGTGAAGACGACTTCGCCTGGCAGATGGCCTACCTGGCCCGCCGGGGCTTCCGGGTCCTGACCCTGTCCCAGTGGGCTCAGAAGTGGCGGCAGGGGATGGGACCGGGCGGGCGGGCGGTGGTCATCACCTTTGACGACGGCCTGGCCTCGGTCTGGGAGCGGGCGGCGCCGATCCTGGAGCGCCACGGCTTTTGCGCCACGGTCTTTCCGGTCACCGGCTATCTGGGTAAGCACAACGACTGGGAGGGCCGGGGCCCGGCGCCGGCCCTGCCCCTCATGAGCTGGGCCGAGATCCGGGCCCTGGCCCGGGACGGCCATGAGCTGGCGCCCCACAGCCACAGCCACCCCCGGCTGCCGGAGCTGCCGGAGGCGGCCCAGGCAGACGAGATCGCCTGCTGCCGCCGGCTGCTGGAAGAACGGCTGGGCCGGCCGGTGCCGCCCCTCTTCTGCTACCCGCACGGCCGCTATGACACGCGCACCACGGCGGTGCTGCGGCGCCTGGGCTTCGAGGGGGCGGTCACCACCGCCCTGGGCTGGAACCCGCCCGGCCAGGACCCCCTGGCCTGGGGCCGGATCGTCAGCCGCTGGTTCCGGCGGCATCGCCTCCTGTTTGCCCTCTTCCTGGAGGGCTTCGGCTCCCGCTTCCTCCTGGGCCTGGCCCGGCATCATGCCCGGCGCCGCCAGCGGCCGGCGGGGGGATAA
- a CDS encoding glycosyltransferase, whose product MLPVSVIIITRNRAPILLRHLAFLHQSREAFTEILVVDNASEDGTPEAVAQAFPEVRIIRLPENQGIMAPRNIGAVNATSPYLFFLDDDGCFHLPALPAMVAKLDAEPAVGAVGGRVVNLPAAQVFDLPMAPYLPDVPSFRQSFRFRGGNVVIRKAALLAAGLFPARFFYGGEERDLTYRLWRLGYSVLIYDAGVLLHQKGVLAAANRRFFRNHYRNRLFMAWRSLPLERALQESLLTMAAGLAGSLATGNLLAYLAGLLEAAVALPAVLVRERQPLSRAQYRQLKAACAEEWRAENRLAGLLRNIRLQRGG is encoded by the coding sequence ATGCTGCCGGTCTCCGTCATCATCATCACCCGCAACCGGGCGCCGATTCTGCTGCGCCACCTGGCCTTTCTCCACCAGAGCCGGGAAGCCTTCACCGAGATCCTGGTGGTGGACAACGCCTCCGAGGATGGCACCCCGGAGGCGGTGGCCCAGGCCTTTCCGGAGGTGCGGATCATCCGGCTGCCGGAGAACCAGGGGATCATGGCGCCCCGCAATATCGGCGCCGTCAATGCCACGAGCCCCTACCTCTTCTTCCTCGACGACGACGGCTGCTTCCACCTGCCGGCCCTGCCGGCCATGGTGGCAAAGCTGGACGCCGAGCCGGCGGTGGGCGCGGTGGGCGGCCGGGTGGTGAACCTGCCGGCGGCCCAGGTCTTCGACCTGCCCATGGCGCCGTATCTGCCGGACGTACCCTCCTTCCGCCAGAGCTTCCGCTTCCGGGGCGGCAACGTCGTCATCCGCAAGGCGGCCCTCTTGGCGGCCGGCCTGTTCCCGGCCCGCTTCTTCTACGGCGGCGAGGAGCGGGACCTCACCTACCGTCTCTGGCGGCTGGGGTACTCGGTCCTGATCTACGACGCCGGCGTGCTCCTGCACCAGAAAGGGGTCTTGGCTGCGGCCAACCGGCGCTTCTTCCGCAACCACTACCGGAACCGGCTGTTCATGGCCTGGCGCAGCCTGCCCCTGGAGCGGGCCCTGCAGGAAAGCCTCCTCACCATGGCCGCCGGCCTGGCCGGCAGCCTGGCCACCGGCAACCTGCTCGCGTATCTTGCCGGCCTCCTGGAGGCGGCGGTGGCCCTGCCAGCAGTGCTGGTCCGGGAGCGCCAGCCCTTGAGCCGGGCGCAATACCGGCAGCTCAAGGCCGCCTGTGCCGAGGAGTGGCGGGCGGAAAACCGCCTGGCCGGCCTGTTGCGCAACATTCGCCTGCAGCGGGGCGGCTGA